AAAGAAGGCCCTAGAAAGTTGGTGTCTTTGCAACCCAAGCAGCAGTCTAACAATCTGGTGTAGCGGACGGAATAAAGATCTTGGTCGCAAGTCAAAGCTATGCTATAATAGGTTAAAGTAGCAAACTTTGATGTTTACTACTTTAAGGGCGCGTGGCTCAGTGGATAGAGCAACAGGTTCCGGTCCTGTGGGTCGGGGGTTCAAATCCCTCCGCGCTCGTTTTATGTACATTAACTAATTATTTGACAAGTAATTTGTCGGATATAATATTATAAATATTTACTGATATCAAATTTATCTATCGGTTCACTTATAATATTACTTCTTCCAATTAGCTGACTTAAAACTAAAATAGCTGCTTGGTGAAAATTATCACCTCCATTTGATGCTGAGTAATACTCTAAAATATAAGGATTAATGTTGTTTTCAAAAAAATCGATGGCAGTTTTTAAGACACAAGCTTCAGTATCAATTCCACAAATAAAGACTGTATCAATATCCCTTTTTTTAAGAAATATAAGAGTTTCTTCATTGCAGCCAGTGTATATAGTTTTATTAAAAACAACATTAGCAAATGGTTCAATTTCATCAACAAGTTTGCGCTCTGTGTCTGAAAAAAGTTTGTTCCAATTTAGATATCTTACATAAGGACTATCAAAGGTATTGATAAATCTTGTGAAGATAACGTACTCAAATATCTTTTGCTCTAATAGAGACTTAATCCGTTGTATAACATGACTTGTATTTTGAGTTATGAATCCGTTTTGAAGATCAATGACAAATAAACATAAGTTCATATTGTTAGACCTGAGAAAATCTTGGAATTATAGCTTTTCAGTATTTATTATGAAAAAATTATACTAATTAAAAAAATCTTT
This portion of the Brasilonema sennae CENA114 genome encodes:
- a CDS encoding isochorismatase family cysteine hydrolase, yielding MNLCLFVIDLQNGFITQNTSHVIQRIKSLLEQKIFEYVIFTRFINTFDSPYVRYLNWNKLFSDTERKLVDEIEPFANVVFNKTIYTGCNEETLIFLKKRDIDTVFICGIDTEACVLKTAIDFFENNINPYILEYYSASNGGDNFHQAAILVLSQLIGRSNIISEPIDKFDISKYL